A genomic segment from Stenotrophomonas maltophilia encodes:
- a CDS encoding phosphocholine-specific phospholipase C, which produces MTDIGRRRLLQAGVTAGLSPLLPSIARAAAIAPAAQTRSLEDLQHIVVFMQENRSFDHYFGTLPGVRGFGDRFVAPAQALQAGGRARSLWLQPDASGTRAIAPFPLDTAAHFGYMRVEGTPHTWPDAHRAWDHGRMGQWPKAKQNHSMGYFQRSDLPFQFALADAFTICDAYHCAMQAGTNPNRVFLWTGHNDGQARAGGPVIANSHDNFPEQGGHPASYRWTSYVERLQNAGVSWQIYQDMADNFTDNPLAGFEAFRQAHRAAPGHDPQLRARGVSTRGLAQLRQDVIDGRLPQVSFIIADAAGSEHPGPSSPAQGAAYTARVLDALTADPQVWSRTALLLMFDENDGFFDHMPPPAPPSPLDGGWAGASSVSTEGEYHRHPAPGDEKYDLAELRGRPYGLGPRVPLYVISPWSRGGWVDSQVYDHTSVIRLIERRFGVAAPDISPWRRAVCGDLSNAFDFAQRDTRPFVRGLPDVSAVAARAAALPGRTVPALPEGLKPAKQESGVRPARALPYRPQASIAAVDTSGVDLTLSCEGAAAVLHVYDRLRLEAVPRRYTLLPGTPLRERWPLDAQGRYDLWLLGPNGFHRHFLGAAKGPAIQASIERADGQLRLHLRNLGDAAQQLRVHAGAYAGHMPEQTLALPARAETTLAWDATPTAGWYDLHVGAGDNALRLAGRAEDGRPSTSDPAMGTEPLHFEHD; this is translated from the coding sequence GTGACCGATATCGGCCGACGCCGGTTGTTGCAGGCCGGCGTAACCGCCGGCCTTTCCCCGCTGCTGCCCAGCATCGCCCGGGCCGCAGCGATCGCGCCTGCCGCGCAGACGCGCAGCCTCGAAGACCTGCAGCACATCGTAGTGTTCATGCAGGAAAACCGCTCGTTCGACCACTACTTCGGCACGCTGCCGGGGGTACGTGGTTTCGGCGATCGCTTCGTCGCTCCGGCGCAGGCACTGCAGGCCGGCGGCCGCGCGCGCAGCCTGTGGCTGCAACCCGATGCCAGCGGCACGCGGGCGATCGCACCATTCCCGTTGGATACCGCTGCGCACTTCGGCTACATGCGGGTGGAAGGCACGCCGCACACCTGGCCCGATGCCCATCGGGCGTGGGACCACGGACGCATGGGGCAATGGCCGAAAGCCAAGCAGAACCACTCGATGGGCTACTTCCAGCGCAGCGACCTGCCCTTCCAGTTCGCCCTGGCCGATGCCTTCACGATCTGCGACGCCTACCACTGCGCGATGCAGGCCGGGACCAACCCAAACCGGGTGTTCCTGTGGACCGGCCACAACGATGGGCAGGCGCGTGCCGGCGGACCGGTGATCGCCAATTCGCACGACAACTTCCCCGAACAGGGCGGGCACCCGGCGTCGTACCGCTGGACCAGTTATGTCGAGCGCCTGCAGAACGCCGGTGTGTCCTGGCAGATCTACCAGGACATGGCCGACAACTTCACCGACAACCCGCTGGCGGGCTTCGAGGCCTTCCGCCAGGCCCACCGCGCGGCGCCGGGGCATGACCCGCAGCTGCGCGCGCGCGGGGTCAGCACGCGCGGCCTGGCGCAGCTGCGACAGGACGTCATCGATGGGCGCCTGCCACAGGTCAGCTTCATCATCGCCGACGCGGCCGGCAGCGAGCATCCCGGCCCGTCCAGCCCGGCCCAGGGCGCGGCCTACACCGCACGCGTACTGGATGCGCTGACCGCCGATCCGCAGGTGTGGAGCCGCACGGCCCTGCTGCTGATGTTCGACGAGAACGACGGCTTCTTCGACCACATGCCGCCACCGGCACCACCTTCGCCGCTGGACGGTGGCTGGGCGGGTGCGTCTTCGGTCAGCACTGAAGGCGAGTACCACCGCCATCCGGCGCCAGGTGACGAGAAGTACGACCTCGCCGAACTGCGCGGCCGCCCGTATGGACTGGGCCCGCGCGTGCCGCTGTACGTGATCTCGCCGTGGAGCCGGGGGGGCTGGGTCGATTCTCAGGTGTACGACCACACCTCGGTCATTCGACTGATCGAACGCCGCTTCGGTGTGGCCGCACCGGACATCTCGCCGTGGCGCCGTGCGGTCTGCGGCGACCTCAGCAACGCCTTCGACTTCGCCCAGCGTGATACCCGCCCGTTCGTGCGCGGCCTGCCCGACGTCAGCGCGGTGGCGGCACGTGCTGCCGCTCTGCCGGGGCGTACCGTGCCCGCGCTGCCGGAGGGGCTGAAGCCGGCGAAACAGGAAAGCGGCGTACGCCCTGCGCGTGCCCTGCCCTATCGGCCGCAGGCATCGATTGCCGCGGTCGACACCTCGGGTGTGGATCTGACGTTGTCCTGCGAAGGCGCGGCGGCAGTGCTGCATGTCTACGATCGGCTGCGGCTGGAGGCGGTGCCACGCCGCTACACGCTGCTGCCAGGTACGCCGTTGCGCGAGCGTTGGCCGCTGGACGCCCAGGGCCGCTATGACCTATGGCTGCTCGGCCCGAACGGGTTCCACCGCCATTTCCTGGGTGCAGCCAAGGGACCTGCCATACAGGCTTCAATCGAGCGCGCGGATGGTCAGCTGCGGCTGCACCTGCGCAACCTCGGCGATGCCGCACAACAGCTGCGTGTGCATGCCGGTGCCTATGCCGGGCACATGCCCGAACAGACGCTGGCGCTGCCGGCGCGCGCGGAGACCACGTTGGCGTGGGACGCAACGCCGACCGCAGGCTGGTACGACCTGCACGTCGGTGCGGGCGACAATGCCCTGCGCCTGGCCGGCCGCGCCGAGGATGGCCGCCCCAGCACCAGCGACCCCGCGATGGGCACCGAACCGCTGCACTTCGAGCACGATTGA
- the aceE gene encoding pyruvate dehydrogenase (acetyl-transferring), homodimeric type yields the protein MNQALIPSDTDPLETREWRESLEAVMQAGGRPRAHYLIDQLSELDAQQHGDLHTRAWTAYVNTIPPDRQPAYPGDLAIERRLNAMIRWNAMVMVLRAGKHSNVGGHIATYQSAAVLYDVGFDHFFRGRTDTFDGDMIYIQGHSAPGIYGRAYVEGRIDPARMDNFRREAGREGLSSYPHPRLMPEFWQFPTVSMGLGPLTAAYQARYMRYLEYRGLKQHQGRKVWAFLGDGEMDQPESLAAISLAGRERLDNIVFVVNCNLQRLDGPVRGNAKVIQELEGTFRAAGWNVIKLIWGSGWDDLLARDHSGLLRQRMMECVDGDYQTFKSQSGAYVREHFFGRYPELLELVAHMSDDDIWALARGGHDPQKVFAAYQQAVSTSGRPTVILAKTVKGFGMGEAGEGQNINHQLKKMSADAVRAFRDRFNLPVSDEQLEDMPYLRPEPGSPEAAYFAERRRIQGGQLPARLAKVDPLPLPPLSIFNTQLQGSGDRGQSTTMGFVRILTSLLKDPELGKLVIPIVPDESRTFGMEGLFRQIGIHSYLGQLYTPQDAGQLSYYKEAKDGQILQEGINESGAICSWIAAGTAYSNHGLATIPFYIFYSMFGLQRVGDLAWAAADARTRGFLLGATSGRTTLMGEGLQHDDGHSHVLSSVIPSCVSYDPTYNYELAVIIHDGLRRMYVEQEDIYYYITVLNENYPQPALPEGAEAGILKGLYLLHPAAADNASQPRVQLMGSGSILREVEAAADLLQQDFGIASDVWSATSLTELRRDGLAAERWNLLHPAGEPRVPYVQQCLQGHEGPVVVATDYMKIVGDQIRPFINDRRFTALGTDGFGRSDTRESLRTFFEVDRHFIVLAALKSLADEGRIERSRMQDAIDKYGIDTGKRDPAAV from the coding sequence ATGAACCAAGCCCTTATCCCCTCCGATACCGACCCGCTGGAAACGCGGGAGTGGCGTGAATCGCTGGAGGCGGTGATGCAGGCCGGTGGCCGGCCACGCGCGCACTACCTGATCGACCAGCTGAGCGAGCTGGACGCCCAGCAGCACGGTGACCTGCATACCCGTGCCTGGACCGCCTACGTCAACACCATCCCGCCGGATCGCCAGCCGGCCTACCCCGGTGACCTGGCCATCGAGCGCCGCCTGAACGCGATGATCCGCTGGAACGCGATGGTGATGGTGCTGCGCGCCGGCAAGCACTCCAACGTCGGCGGCCACATCGCCACCTACCAGTCGGCGGCGGTGCTGTACGACGTAGGCTTCGATCACTTCTTCCGTGGCCGCACCGACACCTTCGACGGCGACATGATCTACATCCAGGGCCACTCCGCGCCGGGCATCTACGGCCGTGCGTACGTGGAAGGGCGAATCGATCCGGCACGGATGGACAACTTCCGCCGCGAAGCCGGTCGCGAAGGCCTGTCCTCGTATCCACACCCACGCCTGATGCCGGAGTTCTGGCAGTTCCCCACCGTGTCGATGGGCCTGGGCCCACTCACTGCCGCGTACCAGGCGCGCTACATGCGCTACCTGGAATACCGTGGCCTGAAGCAGCACCAGGGGCGCAAGGTCTGGGCCTTCCTCGGCGACGGCGAAATGGACCAGCCCGAATCGCTGGCGGCAATCTCGCTGGCCGGCCGCGAGCGGCTGGACAACATCGTGTTCGTGGTCAACTGCAACCTGCAGCGCCTGGACGGTCCGGTACGCGGCAATGCCAAAGTCATCCAGGAACTGGAAGGCACTTTCCGCGCGGCCGGCTGGAACGTGATCAAACTGATCTGGGGCAGTGGCTGGGACGACCTGCTGGCCCGCGACCACAGCGGCCTGCTGCGCCAGCGCATGATGGAATGCGTGGACGGCGACTACCAGACCTTCAAGTCGCAGAGCGGCGCTTACGTGCGCGAGCACTTCTTCGGCCGCTACCCCGAGCTGCTGGAGCTGGTGGCGCACATGAGCGACGACGATATCTGGGCACTGGCGCGTGGCGGCCATGATCCACAGAAGGTTTTCGCCGCCTACCAGCAGGCGGTGAGCACCAGCGGCCGGCCGACGGTGATCCTGGCCAAGACGGTCAAGGGCTTCGGCATGGGCGAAGCCGGTGAAGGCCAGAACATCAACCATCAGCTGAAGAAGATGAGCGCCGATGCGGTGCGTGCCTTCCGCGACCGCTTCAACCTGCCGGTCAGCGACGAGCAGCTGGAGGACATGCCGTATCTGCGTCCGGAGCCGGGCAGCCCCGAGGCCGCCTACTTCGCCGAGCGCCGCCGCATCCAGGGCGGCCAGCTGCCGGCGCGCCTGGCGAAGGTCGATCCGCTACCGCTGCCGCCGCTGTCGATCTTCAACACACAGCTGCAGGGCAGCGGCGATCGCGGCCAGTCCACCACCATGGGCTTCGTGCGCATCCTTACCAGCCTGCTGAAGGACCCGGAACTGGGCAAGCTGGTGATTCCGATCGTGCCCGATGAATCGCGCACCTTCGGCATGGAAGGCCTGTTCCGCCAGATCGGCATTCATTCGTACCTGGGGCAGCTGTACACGCCGCAGGATGCCGGCCAGCTGAGCTACTACAAGGAAGCCAAGGACGGCCAGATCCTGCAGGAAGGCATCAACGAGTCCGGAGCGATCTGTTCGTGGATCGCCGCCGGCACCGCCTACAGCAACCACGGCCTGGCCACGATTCCGTTCTACATCTTCTATTCGATGTTCGGCCTGCAGCGCGTCGGCGACCTGGCCTGGGCTGCTGCCGATGCACGTACGCGCGGCTTCCTGCTCGGCGCCACGTCGGGCCGCACCACGCTGATGGGCGAAGGCCTGCAGCACGATGACGGCCACAGCCACGTGCTGTCGTCGGTGATTCCAAGCTGCGTCTCCTACGACCCGACCTACAACTACGAGCTGGCGGTGATCATCCACGACGGCCTGCGCCGCATGTATGTCGAGCAGGAAGACATCTACTACTACATCACCGTGCTCAACGAGAACTACCCGCAGCCGGCACTGCCCGAAGGCGCCGAGGCGGGCATCCTGAAGGGCCTGTACCTGCTGCATCCGGCAGCCGCCGACAACGCCTCGCAGCCGCGCGTCCAGCTGATGGGCAGCGGCTCGATCCTGCGCGAAGTGGAAGCCGCGGCAGACCTGCTGCAGCAGGACTTCGGCATCGCCAGCGATGTGTGGAGCGCGACCAGCCTGACCGAACTGCGCCGCGACGGGCTGGCCGCCGAGCGCTGGAACCTGCTGCATCCGGCCGGGGAACCGCGCGTGCCGTACGTGCAGCAGTGCCTGCAGGGCCATGAAGGCCCAGTGGTGGTGGCCACCGACTACATGAAGATCGTCGGCGACCAGATCCGTCCCTTCATCAACGATCGCCGCTTCACCGCACTCGGCACCGATGGCTTCGGCCGTTCCGACACGCGTGAATCGCTGCGCACGTTCTTTGAGGTGGATCGACACTTCATCGTGCTGGCAGCCCTGAAGTCGCTGGCCGACGAAGGTCGCATCGAACGCTCGCGGATGCAGGACGCGATCGACAAGTACGGCATCGACACCGGCAAACGAGATCCGGCCGCGGTCTGA
- a CDS encoding helix-turn-helix transcriptional regulator codes for MLSLTLADLDHLGRSGGFRYRLPAMGSADGSGEGCVVKGRVEQRCLRPGMTLALSDVVAHQPFEATSASPPAFSAIVMLEGRAGARLAGQAVIGMRAGAGAMVLADAAPMTAIHPAGQRMRSLNVSLDTPAELDDPVISELLSTVRRAGQPQLRSWQVPAHLEHAADQLLSSTWHGAMHALLCEGVGLQMLAMALGAPERDASPELRVSARDRRMLQRVIDCLQAAPAADHCLDDLARLACMSPSSLRLKFQQVYRSSVFGWLREHRLQLACEQLRQGCSVQQAAHFVGYRHATNFATAFRARYGIVPSQLR; via the coding sequence ATGCTCAGCCTTACCCTTGCCGACCTCGATCACCTCGGACGCAGTGGCGGCTTCCGCTATCGCCTGCCTGCGATGGGGTCAGCCGACGGGTCGGGCGAGGGCTGCGTGGTGAAGGGCAGGGTGGAGCAGCGCTGCCTGCGCCCGGGCATGACCCTGGCGCTGTCGGACGTGGTCGCGCATCAGCCATTCGAGGCGACCTCGGCGTCGCCCCCGGCGTTCTCGGCGATCGTGATGCTGGAGGGCCGCGCCGGTGCCCGCTTGGCAGGGCAGGCGGTGATCGGCATGCGTGCAGGCGCCGGTGCGATGGTGCTGGCCGACGCCGCGCCGATGACCGCGATACACCCGGCGGGCCAACGGATGCGCAGCCTGAATGTCTCGCTGGACACGCCGGCGGAGCTTGACGACCCCGTCATCAGCGAACTGCTGTCCACTGTGCGCCGCGCCGGCCAGCCGCAGCTACGCAGCTGGCAGGTCCCCGCGCACCTGGAGCACGCCGCCGACCAGCTGCTGTCGAGCACCTGGCACGGTGCGATGCACGCGTTGCTGTGCGAAGGCGTTGGCCTGCAGATGCTGGCCATGGCACTGGGTGCGCCGGAACGGGATGCATCGCCGGAGCTGCGCGTTTCGGCGCGTGACCGCCGCATGCTGCAGCGGGTGATCGATTGCCTGCAGGCGGCGCCGGCAGCCGATCATTGCCTGGACGATCTGGCGCGCCTGGCCTGTATGAGCCCGAGCAGCCTGCGGCTGAAGTTCCAGCAGGTGTACAGGAGCTCGGTGTTCGGCTGGCTGCGCGAGCATCGCCTGCAACTGGCCTGCGAGCAGCTGCGACAGGGCTGCAGCGTGCAGCAGGCCGCGCATTTCGTCGGCTACCGGCACGCCACGAATTTCGCGACCGCGTTCCGCGCGCGCTACGGCATCGTACCCAGCCAGCTCCGCTGA
- a CDS encoding acyltransferase family protein has protein sequence MMPKERAFAFADGLRGFAALQVVILHYASVYFPVMARENGPARTSWDKWIADGPQFFILDGGTAVCIFFIISGFVLAHSFRNSSASIPSLLVRRTVRLGVPVAVGWIFALVLLLGIGVDHDALVQATGSDFVKRLYTQPLLPLGLLRDLLLNSMFLGYSPLSLFDGFPEMHVQSIGYALNPPFWTLHVEFWGSLLVIALTRLERVASNTLGVAFIALAAFALCGASFYSLFVAGWLLSRVVSRTGLPARPTTPLVLPGLALMALGVIVTSARPVQVVEALRQGVEHFSVGGAVHTAAFQSCIGSLAIFAGVLLFPTARRLLTRTLSLLLGRLSFGMYLFHFPVLFTVSTGLYMGIRHIGHVPAAGIATAVGIGLTALLAYAFDRWLDKAVVRLSHRTGALMERQRAQQPAH, from the coding sequence ATGATGCCGAAGGAGCGGGCGTTTGCATTCGCTGACGGTTTGCGTGGGTTTGCGGCGTTGCAGGTGGTGATTCTCCACTACGCTTCGGTGTACTTCCCGGTGATGGCAAGGGAGAACGGCCCCGCACGGACGTCCTGGGACAAGTGGATTGCAGACGGCCCGCAGTTCTTCATTCTTGATGGAGGGACTGCTGTATGCATCTTCTTCATTATCAGTGGGTTCGTGCTTGCCCATTCATTTCGAAATTCATCCGCGAGCATCCCCTCTCTGCTGGTCCGGCGCACGGTTCGCCTGGGGGTGCCCGTCGCAGTGGGCTGGATTTTTGCGCTTGTATTGCTGCTTGGGATCGGTGTGGACCATGATGCGCTGGTCCAGGCAACCGGCTCCGATTTCGTCAAGCGGCTCTATACCCAGCCATTACTGCCATTGGGCCTGCTCCGCGATCTTCTGCTGAATTCCATGTTCCTCGGCTATTCGCCTCTGTCTCTGTTTGACGGATTTCCCGAGATGCATGTCCAGAGCATCGGCTATGCGTTGAATCCGCCATTCTGGACGCTCCATGTGGAGTTCTGGGGGTCGCTGTTGGTGATCGCGCTGACTCGCCTGGAACGCGTTGCATCGAATACTTTGGGAGTCGCTTTCATTGCGCTGGCAGCATTTGCACTCTGCGGCGCCAGCTTCTATTCGTTGTTCGTTGCCGGTTGGCTGCTGAGCCGGGTAGTGAGCCGTACGGGACTGCCTGCACGGCCCACTACACCGCTGGTGCTTCCGGGCCTGGCGCTGATGGCCCTGGGCGTTATTGTGACCAGCGCCCGTCCTGTGCAGGTGGTCGAGGCGCTGCGCCAAGGGGTCGAGCACTTCAGCGTGGGAGGGGCAGTCCACACCGCTGCATTCCAGTCCTGTATCGGCAGCCTTGCCATTTTCGCTGGCGTACTGTTGTTCCCAACGGCACGGCGTCTGCTCACGCGCACCCTATCGCTGCTCCTCGGTCGCCTCTCGTTCGGCATGTACCTGTTTCATTTCCCTGTTCTGTTTACGGTGTCGACAGGCTTGTACATGGGAATTCGACACATCGGTCACGTTCCGGCCGCAGGAATCGCCACGGCGGTTGGCATTGGCCTGACGGCCCTTTTGGCCTATGCATTCGACAGATGGCTGGACAAGGCTGTCGTCCGGCTTTCGCACCGGACGGGTGCCCTGATGGAGCGGCAAAGGGCCCAGCAGCCTGCGCATTGA
- the fauA gene encoding TonB-dependent alcaligin siderophore receptor FauA has translation MPACFRPRALAIAIGTTLALFNAAHAAERAPAATTSQLPTVQVTADLDGSTETSRSYTTDSMGTATGLSLTSRQTPQSVSVVTRQQIEDRGLLSTADALATAPGISVTRSDANRYAFSARGFDIDNYQFDGVVMPVLSPWNFGENNLDMVVYDRIEIVRGANGLMTGAGNPSAAVNYVRKRPLRDFAASGGISLGSWDARRAWVDVSSPLSREGRVRGRVVAAQAEGDSYTAGLDSTSKTLYGVVSVDLGENTGLIAGISYQGNDNRGFGSGFALFNADGTRTRFDRSVSATAPWARMSTDTRNGFFDFNHRFGNDWQARVSYSRSHTDMEMKHLYRGGYPDPVTGAMPTGNSFTRYDGPVRREAISASLTGPFQLFGRQHTASVGWSRSRDEIALGQYRALAPLPPLASYLDWRGPGTPEPVWASSKTQADDLDNQQSGAYAVARLSLADPLHVIVGARLSNWETDQVYFGAQRKYRYRNEFVPYAGVVWDFNDYSSAYASYTGIFKPQNNRNESGQILDPVSGRSYELGVKGSWLQERLNASAALFRTQQDNLAEATGGLVEGSTQAAYRAVKGATVDGLELELAGEPLPGWSLGTSFTTFIAQDAQGRAINTAKPRSLFKLFTTWRLPGTWDRLTIGGGVDWQNRMYQTATAPGNRRMPVQQPSYALVNLMARYQFSSNVSAAVNINNLFDRHYYSQIGFYNQGWYGAPRNVMFTVKVGY, from the coding sequence ATGCCTGCCTGTTTCCGCCCGCGCGCCCTGGCGATCGCCATCGGTACGACCCTGGCGCTGTTCAACGCCGCCCACGCCGCCGAGCGCGCTCCCGCTGCGACGACCTCACAATTGCCGACCGTGCAGGTTACGGCTGACCTTGATGGCAGTACCGAAACGTCGCGTTCCTACACCACCGATTCGATGGGCACCGCGACCGGATTGTCGCTGACCTCGCGGCAGACGCCGCAGTCGGTCAGCGTCGTCACCCGCCAGCAGATCGAGGACCGCGGCCTGCTCAGCACGGCCGATGCGCTGGCCACCGCCCCGGGCATCTCGGTCACGCGCAGCGATGCCAACCGCTACGCGTTCTCGGCACGCGGCTTTGATATCGACAACTACCAGTTCGACGGCGTGGTGATGCCGGTGCTGTCGCCCTGGAATTTCGGCGAGAACAACCTGGACATGGTGGTGTACGACCGCATCGAGATCGTGCGCGGTGCCAACGGCCTGATGACCGGTGCAGGCAATCCGTCGGCGGCGGTGAACTACGTGCGCAAGCGCCCGCTGCGGGACTTCGCCGCCAGCGGCGGCATCAGTCTCGGCAGCTGGGATGCGCGCCGCGCCTGGGTGGATGTGTCCAGCCCGTTGAGCCGGGAAGGGCGTGTGCGCGGTCGTGTGGTCGCCGCGCAGGCGGAGGGTGACAGCTACACGGCGGGCCTGGACAGCACGTCGAAGACGCTCTACGGCGTGGTCAGCGTGGATTTGGGTGAGAACACCGGCTTGATTGCCGGCATCTCCTACCAGGGCAACGACAATCGTGGCTTCGGCAGCGGCTTCGCGCTGTTCAACGCCGATGGCACGCGTACCCGCTTCGACCGCTCGGTGTCGGCCACGGCGCCGTGGGCGAGGATGAGCACCGATACCCGCAATGGCTTCTTTGATTTCAACCACCGCTTTGGCAACGACTGGCAGGCACGCGTGTCCTACAGCCGCTCGCATACCGACATGGAGATGAAGCATCTCTATCGCGGAGGTTATCCTGACCCGGTGACCGGGGCGATGCCCACTGGCAACAGCTTCACCCGCTACGACGGCCCGGTGCGCCGCGAAGCGATCAGCGCCAGCCTGACCGGTCCCTTCCAGCTGTTCGGCCGCCAGCACACGGCGTCCGTCGGCTGGTCGCGCTCACGCGACGAGATCGCGCTGGGGCAGTACCGCGCACTGGCGCCGCTGCCGCCGTTGGCCAGCTACTTGGACTGGCGCGGGCCAGGTACGCCAGAACCGGTGTGGGCCAGCAGCAAGACCCAGGCCGATGATCTGGACAACCAGCAGAGCGGTGCCTACGCGGTGGCACGGCTGTCGCTGGCTGATCCACTGCATGTGATCGTCGGTGCCCGCTTGAGCAACTGGGAGACCGACCAGGTCTACTTCGGCGCCCAGCGGAAGTACCGCTACCGCAATGAGTTCGTTCCGTATGCTGGCGTGGTCTGGGACTTCAACGACTACAGCAGCGCGTACGCCAGCTACACCGGTATCTTCAAGCCGCAGAACAATCGCAATGAATCCGGGCAGATCCTCGACCCGGTCAGTGGTCGCAGCTACGAGCTCGGCGTCAAGGGCAGCTGGCTGCAGGAGCGCTTGAATGCTTCAGCCGCACTGTTCCGTACCCAGCAGGACAATCTGGCCGAAGCCACCGGCGGGCTGGTCGAGGGCAGCACCCAGGCGGCGTACCGTGCAGTGAAGGGGGCAACAGTGGATGGACTGGAGCTGGAACTGGCCGGCGAACCACTGCCGGGCTGGAGCCTGGGCACCAGCTTCACCACCTTCATCGCGCAGGACGCACAGGGCAGGGCGATCAATACCGCCAAGCCGCGCAGCCTGTTCAAGCTGTTCACTACCTGGCGGCTGCCGGGTACCTGGGACCGGCTGACGATTGGCGGTGGCGTGGACTGGCAAAACCGCATGTACCAGACCGCCACCGCCCCCGGAAATCGCCGGATGCCGGTGCAGCAGCCCAGCTATGCGCTGGTGAACCTGATGGCGCGCTACCAGTTCAGCTCCAATGTGTCGGCCGCAGTCAACATCAACAATCTGTTCGACCGTCACTACTACTCGCAGATCGGCTTCTACAATCAGGGCTGGTATGGCGCACCACGGAACGTGATGTTCACCGTGAAGGTTGGCTATTAA
- a CDS encoding LuxR family transcriptional regulator, with protein MKLLSAVLLCACSLPAGPALAMEASSSPLLGRWALDTATSALPEAQRPKQVVLEFKDAGGGRWSSHVDIVLHDGKTMKSDGTLALDGTPGALSGTYGADKANLKLPAPNTLVMQLVDHGTPASTRIYTVADDRATMTETKAFYGHDGTPILQTNLFKRMP; from the coding sequence ATGAAGCTGTTGTCCGCTGTGTTGTTGTGTGCGTGCTCGCTGCCGGCCGGGCCGGCGCTGGCGATGGAGGCGTCCTCGTCGCCACTGCTGGGGCGCTGGGCGCTGGACACCGCGACCTCGGCACTACCCGAGGCGCAGCGTCCGAAGCAGGTGGTGCTGGAGTTCAAGGATGCCGGCGGTGGCCGCTGGAGCTCGCATGTGGATATCGTCCTGCACGACGGCAAGACCATGAAGTCCGACGGCACATTGGCGCTGGATGGCACGCCGGGTGCCTTGTCCGGCACCTATGGCGCGGACAAGGCAAACCTGAAACTGCCGGCCCCGAATACGCTGGTGATGCAGTTGGTGGATCACGGGACGCCAGCCTCCACCCGCATCTACACCGTGGCGGATGACCGGGCGACGATGACCGAGACCAAGGCGTTCTACGGCCACGACGGCACGCCGATCCTGCAGACCAATCTGTTCAAGCGCATGCCCTGA